A single Mangrovimonas sp. YM274 DNA region contains:
- the cysD gene encoding sulfate adenylyltransferase subunit CysD — translation MSKYYLNYLDELESEAIFVLREVWAQFQNPVILFSGGKDSIVVTHLARKAFHPCKVPFSLMHVDTGHNFPETIKFRDDLIKELGVNLIVGSVQESIDQGRVAEEKGKNATRNALQITTLLDAIEEHKVDCAIGGGRRDEEKARAKERFFSHRDDFGQWDPKNQRPELWNLFNGRYFEGEHFRAFPISNWTEMDVWNYIKRENIEIPSLYYAHEREVVWRNNSWIPNSEFLIIEEHEEVVTKKIRFRTLGDITITGGIESDADTVEKIALEVSAMRQTERGNRSDDKRSETAMEDRKRQGYF, via the coding sequence ATGAGTAAGTACTATTTAAACTACCTGGACGAATTAGAAAGTGAAGCCATTTTTGTGCTACGTGAAGTTTGGGCGCAATTTCAAAACCCAGTTATTTTATTTTCTGGGGGTAAGGATTCTATAGTGGTAACCCATTTAGCCCGAAAGGCATTTCACCCATGTAAGGTGCCATTTTCGTTAATGCATGTGGATACGGGACATAATTTTCCCGAAACAATAAAATTCCGTGATGATTTAATTAAGGAATTGGGAGTGAACCTTATTGTTGGATCGGTGCAGGAATCTATAGATCAAGGACGCGTCGCAGAGGAAAAAGGTAAAAATGCGACGAGAAATGCACTGCAAATAACGACTCTGTTGGATGCTATAGAGGAACACAAAGTAGATTGTGCTATTGGAGGAGGTCGTCGTGATGAGGAAAAAGCAAGGGCCAAGGAGCGCTTCTTTTCGCATCGAGATGATTTTGGACAATGGGACCCTAAAAACCAACGTCCGGAACTTTGGAATCTTTTCAACGGAAGGTATTTCGAGGGAGAGCATTTTAGAGCGTTTCCAATTAGTAACTGGACAGAAATGGATGTTTGGAATTACATTAAGCGTGAAAATATTGAGATTCCGTCATTGTACTATGCTCATGAAAGAGAAGTTGTTTGGCGCAATAACTCTTGGATTCCTAATTCTGAATTCTTGATAATTGAAGAACATGAAGAAGTAGTAACCAAGAAAATCCGTTTTAGAACTCTTGGGGATATAACCATTACAGGAGGTATTGAAAGTGATGCCGATACCGTTGAGAAAATTGCTTTGGAAGTTTCGGCCATGCGTCAAACGGAAAGAGGAAATCGTAGCGATGATAAGCGTTCAGAAACGGCAATGGAAGATCGTAAACGTCAAGGATATTTTTAA
- the cysC gene encoding adenylyl-sulfate kinase, giving the protein MKENIIPHDYQISVEDRRNSNQHNSFLLWFTGLSGSGKSTIANVVEQQLFKSGIKTYTLDGDNIRKGLNNDLTFSPEDRTENIRRIAEAANLMVDAGLVVLAAFVSPYKKDRENIKRILKDVNFVEIFINTSVEECERRDVKGLYKKARAGEIKNMTGISAPYETPENPDIEILTENESVEAAAQRIIDYITPKLQLTNE; this is encoded by the coding sequence ATGAAAGAGAATATTATTCCCCACGATTATCAAATTTCAGTAGAAGACAGAAGAAATTCTAACCAGCATAACTCTTTTTTATTGTGGTTCACGGGACTGTCGGGATCTGGGAAGTCTACCATTGCTAATGTCGTTGAACAGCAATTGTTCAAAAGTGGAATCAAAACTTATACATTGGATGGAGATAACATTAGAAAAGGCTTGAATAATGACCTTACGTTTTCACCTGAAGACCGTACTGAAAATATCCGTCGTATAGCCGAGGCAGCCAATTTAATGGTAGATGCTGGTTTGGTGGTTTTGGCGGCCTTTGTATCACCCTACAAAAAAGATAGGGAAAACATCAAAAGAATCCTTAAAGATGTTAACTTTGTTGAGATTTTTATCAATACGAGCGTAGAAGAATGTGAACGCCGCGATGTTAAGGGACTCTATAAAAAGGCAAGGGCTGGCGAAATCAAAAATATGACCGGAATTTCTGCTCCCTATGAAACCCCCGAGAATCCCGATATTGAAATATTAACAGAAAACGAATCTGTTGAAGCGGCAGCCCAACGGATAATCGATTACATAACACCTAAATTACAACTCACCAATGAGTAA
- a CDS encoding DUF2061 domain-containing protein — protein MKDASYKRHIAKTITWRLVGTIDTIILSWIISGDPWIGLQIGIYEVVTKMVLYFLHERVWFKVNLSKDGKILESRKRHIAKTITWRMVGTMDTMTLAWIVTGNPLTGFKIASVEVVTKMLLYYLHERTWYKINFGLPNRNND, from the coding sequence ATGAAGGACGCCTCATATAAAAGACATATAGCAAAGACCATTACTTGGCGTTTAGTAGGGACTATAGATACCATAATCTTGTCTTGGATCATTTCTGGTGATCCTTGGATTGGTTTGCAGATTGGCATTTATGAAGTCGTTACCAAAATGGTCTTGTATTTTTTACATGAACGAGTTTGGTTTAAAGTTAACCTTTCCAAAGATGGGAAGATTCTGGAAAGCAGAAAGCGGCACATCGCTAAGACCATTACTTGGCGTATGGTAGGAACTATGGATACTATGACATTAGCTTGGATAGTAACTGGAAACCCCCTTACAGGTTTCAAAATAGCATCGGTTGAAGTCGTAACTAAAATGTTATTGTATTATTTACACGAGCGTACCTGGTACAAGATTAATTTCGGGCTTCCAAACAGAAACAATGATTAG
- the cysQ gene encoding 3'(2'),5'-bisphosphate nucleotidase CysQ, which translates to MKEFLETAIKASLEAGKAIMEIYDSKIEVEYKEDESPLTEADKRSNNIINSFLIPTNIPIISEENKQVDYEVRKDWSTCWVVDPVDGTKEFIKRNGEFTVNIALVKEGKPVLGVIYVPAEQTIYYANVDSKEAFKAKLESHNTDVETVFELATPLKPKAKDSDVVEVVGSRSHMNQDTLDFVEGLKAEGKNVEIVSKGSSLKFCLVAEGAADVYPRYAPTMEWDTAAGQAICNAVGLQVISKETNEPLQYNKENLLNSYFLVSQ; encoded by the coding sequence ATGAAAGAATTTTTAGAAACAGCAATAAAAGCATCTTTGGAAGCAGGAAAGGCAATAATGGAAATCTATGATTCCAAAATTGAAGTGGAATATAAAGAGGACGAATCTCCTTTAACGGAAGCGGATAAACGTTCCAATAATATCATCAATTCGTTTTTGATTCCTACAAATATTCCCATTATCAGTGAAGAGAATAAACAAGTTGACTATGAAGTAAGAAAGGATTGGTCTACTTGTTGGGTGGTTGATCCAGTAGATGGCACTAAAGAGTTTATAAAGCGTAATGGTGAGTTTACTGTGAATATTGCATTGGTAAAGGAAGGAAAGCCTGTGTTGGGAGTTATTTATGTTCCTGCAGAACAAACCATTTATTATGCCAATGTAGATTCTAAAGAGGCGTTTAAGGCAAAACTGGAGTCCCATAATACCGATGTTGAAACTGTTTTCGAATTGGCCACTCCTTTAAAACCTAAAGCTAAAGATTCGGATGTTGTTGAGGTGGTAGGAAGTCGATCGCACATGAATCAAGATACTTTAGATTTTGTGGAAGGATTGAAAGCTGAGGGTAAAAATGTGGAGATTGTTTCCAAAGGAAGTTCTTTGAAGTTTTGTTTGGTAGCAGAGGGAGCTGCAGATGTGTACCCTCGCTATGCCCCAACAATGGAGTGGGATACAGCTGCTGGACAGGCCATTTGTAATGCGGTGGGTTTGCAGGTGATTTCAAAGGAAACCAATGAACCTTTGCAGTACAACAAGGAAAACTTATTGAATAGCTATTTCTTGGTTAGCCAATAG
- the rfbD gene encoding dTDP-4-dehydrorhamnose reductase, with protein MKTILVTGGNGQLATCIKDLEQSINGFRFIYVDSGELDITKEADVNAFFSSNDIDWCINCAAYTAVDKAESEKEKAFAVNVLGVKYLAAACKEYNVKMIHVSTDFVFEGDACLAYSESDATNPVGVYGETKLEGEKEIERHLAEHFIFRTSWLYSEHGHNFLKTMLKLSETKSELNIVADQIGTPTYAKDLAAVLLKVVSSNSVAYGLYHYSNEGVASWYDFAHAIFEISENNIKTFAIKTEAYPTPAERPHFSVLDKTKVKGTFNIEISHWRDSLKEAIKRID; from the coding sequence ATGAAAACCATATTGGTAACAGGAGGTAATGGGCAATTGGCAACCTGCATAAAGGATTTAGAACAATCAATTAATGGTTTTAGATTCATTTATGTTGATAGTGGAGAGTTAGATATTACAAAAGAAGCAGACGTTAATGCGTTTTTTTCTAGTAACGATATTGATTGGTGCATCAATTGTGCCGCTTATACTGCCGTTGATAAGGCCGAAAGCGAAAAGGAAAAGGCTTTTGCTGTCAATGTTTTGGGAGTAAAATATTTGGCAGCGGCTTGTAAGGAGTACAATGTGAAAATGATTCATGTGTCCACAGATTTTGTTTTTGAGGGAGATGCTTGTTTAGCATATAGTGAATCTGATGCAACTAATCCAGTGGGAGTTTATGGGGAAACAAAACTTGAGGGGGAAAAGGAAATAGAAAGACATCTAGCAGAGCATTTTATATTTAGGACTTCTTGGTTGTATTCAGAACATGGTCATAATTTTTTAAAGACAATGCTAAAGTTGTCAGAAACTAAAAGTGAGCTGAATATTGTAGCAGATCAAATTGGAACGCCGACTTATGCTAAAGATTTGGCTGCGGTACTTTTGAAAGTAGTAAGTTCAAATAGTGTGGCATATGGCTTGTATCATTATAGCAATGAAGGTGTGGCTAGTTGGTACGATTTTGCGCATGCTATTTTTGAAATTTCAGAAAACAACATCAAGACATTTGCTATTAAAACTGAAGCCTATCCTACACCTGCTGAACGACCCCATTTTAGTGTTTTGGATAAGACCAAGGTAAAGGGCACATTCAATATAGAAATATCTCATTGGAGAGACAGTCTAAAAGAAGCGATAAAACGAATAGATTAA
- the rfbC gene encoding dTDP-4-dehydrorhamnose 3,5-epimerase, translating to MTVQETNLKGCFIIHPTVFEDKRGYFLESFNQERFNKAIGKDVNFVQDNESFSTKGVLRGLHYQTGEHAQAKLVRVIKGKVLDVAVDVRPDSSTYGQHVAVELSEENKTQFFVPRGFAHGFVVLSDTAIFSYKCDNFYNKASEGGIIYNDPSLNIDWQLAEEELIISEKDAVLPILEKALI from the coding sequence ATGACGGTACAGGAAACCAATTTAAAAGGATGTTTTATCATTCATCCTACAGTATTTGAAGATAAAAGAGGCTATTTTTTGGAGAGCTTTAATCAAGAACGTTTTAACAAAGCAATTGGTAAGGATGTGAACTTTGTACAGGATAATGAATCTTTTTCTACCAAAGGTGTTTTGAGAGGCTTACATTATCAAACAGGAGAACATGCACAGGCCAAATTGGTACGTGTTATAAAGGGTAAGGTATTGGACGTTGCTGTTGATGTTCGACCGGATTCTTCAACCTATGGACAACATGTTGCTGTTGAATTGTCTGAGGAAAACAAAACTCAATTTTTTGTCCCAAGAGGATTTGCGCATGGATTTGTCGTATTAAGCGACACTGCTATTTTTTCATATAAATGTGATAATTTTTACAATAAGGCTTCCGAAGGAGGAATTATTTACAATGATCCTAGTTTAAATATTGATTGGCAATTGGCGGAAGAAGAATTAATTATATCTGAAAAGGATGCTGTATTACCAATATTAGAAAAGGCCTTGATATGA
- the rfbA gene encoding glucose-1-phosphate thymidylyltransferase RfbA, whose translation MKGIILAGGSGTRLHPLTLSVSKQLMPIYDKPMIYYPLSTLIYAGINEVLIISTPKDLPLFQDLLGDGKKYGCHFEYAVQEEPNGLAEAFIIGAEFIGEDKVALILGDNIFYGTGLSQLLQNNNDPDGGIIYAYRVHDPERYGVVEFDEEGHAISIEEKPKEPKSNYAVPGIYFYDNNVVDIAKSIKPSNRGELEITDVNKVYLEQGRLNVSILDRGTAWLDTGTFQSLMQASQFVEVIEERQGLKIGSIEAAAFEMGYIDEAQFKALAEPFLKSGYGKNLLGLLNRK comes from the coding sequence ATGAAAGGAATTATACTAGCAGGAGGGTCTGGTACAAGGCTCCACCCATTAACATTGTCGGTAAGTAAGCAGTTAATGCCTATTTATGATAAACCAATGATATATTATCCATTATCTACATTGATATATGCTGGAATCAATGAAGTCTTGATTATCTCGACTCCTAAAGATTTGCCTTTGTTTCAGGATTTATTGGGAGATGGAAAAAAATATGGGTGCCATTTTGAATATGCTGTCCAGGAAGAACCTAATGGGTTGGCTGAAGCATTTATTATTGGAGCAGAATTTATTGGAGAGGATAAGGTGGCCTTGATTTTAGGTGATAATATATTTTATGGAACAGGTTTGTCGCAATTATTACAAAACAATAATGATCCCGATGGAGGCATTATTTATGCCTATCGAGTCCATGATCCGGAGCGATATGGTGTGGTGGAGTTTGATGAAGAAGGCCATGCTATTTCTATAGAAGAAAAGCCCAAGGAGCCAAAATCCAATTATGCTGTTCCAGGGATATATTTCTATGACAACAATGTTGTAGATATTGCCAAAAGTATAAAACCTAGTAATCGGGGAGAACTGGAAATAACAGATGTCAACAAAGTGTATTTGGAACAAGGCCGTTTAAATGTTAGTATTTTGGATAGGGGTACCGCTTGGTTGGATACGGGAACCTTTCAATCCTTGATGCAGGCTTCCCAATTTGTGGAAGTGATAGAAGAACGACAAGGCTTAAAAATAGGGTCTATAGAGGCTGCTGCTTTTGAAATGGGCTATATTGATGAGGCTCAGTTCAAGGCATTGGCTGAACCTTTTTTAAAGAGTGGCTATGGAAAGAATTTATTGGGATTGCTTAATAGAAAATAA